The Sediminispirochaeta smaragdinae DSM 11293 genome has a segment encoding these proteins:
- a CDS encoding flagellar assembly protein A, translating into MEQGKGSLKIEINEGGLNATLVLTADPEGEVWSLPKVQNVLEEKGIIEGVSKAAVQEALQAFAEAEAGISVRKEIARGTEPEPATSEYYEWKELPLPESLKTQADRLFLEYAFPDIKIKRTEKVKVRKKVLKKSKLLFVAPKEQIVEEWQKKIVEEPAPINPKVAATGYVEQGEYIAELRAGEPGKDGRSVLGKPLSPDPAKPILFYPGKGVKVDRNGLVAEKSGFFRRGSNWVEVFDFLSHSWELSLSKDKATLLFAFTPGHREASIPEPSLIISKAGEEFGFSVEQLKGPDKLREVMTRSVQTGKALERIPLTRDRDAFFSVEASSDNLKGLLTVVKGSGRGKPLILRDVGAAIKASGFSGLDFGKIQNDLLEFYHGNGIELRDYLLAEGAAPSRGEDRSFDFSVDFLPETEYEALKVGESGFPSEEAYPMSQARSLARVAEGTVVGVLSSAQEGSPGKDVYGKVIPGIPGIDPHIELLENVRMEKERFIAETAGLLEVFDGADGIILRVRPYRDAEVKIELSTDKMEAWLTIEPPAGSGTKANRSEIDQALKEVGIVKGIIEEAITDALEISGAGSPVRRSVVARGKRPDDAGGSRIALIADRASGKGVTITRSGRADYRNQDRFVSVKAGALLAEILPNDQPAEDGWDLTGKPISAKDAPALDIDIGENIRQEEEGNRIKLYAACSGEFVYEKKKLDILKVHTVSGDVDFSSGNVKFSGTVAVSGSVRSGFSILAEGHVKVAGNAESSLISSGESITIAQGIVGGGKAVIRAKSSIETIFAEQATLLAVGSVSMKNACLRCMVKCNGRLRLVGEKGNLIGGVVRAREGVIAANIGNPKGSRTEISFGQDYLVMDRIELEEREVKKLRNALARIDTTMASLEKQGDKGRLEMARKEKLKMMKMLEKRSMLLFTLRERFEQHFDSSVVVRGTVYPGVVIESHGRYWSTETPKKGITLIFDQETGRIIEVSEAEPKEGEKSA; encoded by the coding sequence ATGGAGCAGGGAAAGGGTTCGCTGAAGATTGAGATTAATGAAGGTGGTTTGAATGCAACGCTTGTTCTGACGGCCGACCCTGAAGGGGAGGTCTGGAGCCTCCCCAAAGTCCAGAATGTTCTCGAAGAAAAGGGCATCATCGAAGGGGTTTCCAAGGCGGCCGTGCAGGAGGCTTTGCAGGCTTTCGCCGAGGCCGAAGCGGGCATCTCTGTGCGTAAAGAGATTGCCCGGGGAACCGAACCGGAACCTGCCACGAGTGAATATTACGAGTGGAAAGAGCTTCCCCTTCCCGAGTCTCTGAAAACGCAGGCTGATCGTCTGTTCCTGGAATATGCTTTTCCCGATATCAAGATAAAACGAACCGAGAAGGTCAAGGTCCGAAAGAAGGTCCTGAAAAAATCAAAGCTTCTTTTTGTCGCTCCGAAGGAACAGATCGTTGAAGAATGGCAAAAAAAAATCGTTGAAGAACCAGCCCCGATAAATCCGAAGGTAGCGGCTACAGGCTATGTGGAACAAGGCGAGTATATAGCGGAACTGAGGGCGGGAGAGCCGGGTAAGGATGGTAGAAGTGTTTTGGGTAAGCCACTTTCCCCCGATCCTGCCAAGCCGATTCTTTTTTATCCCGGGAAAGGGGTAAAGGTCGATAGGAACGGACTCGTTGCCGAAAAAAGTGGTTTTTTTCGTCGTGGGAGCAACTGGGTCGAGGTATTTGATTTCCTTTCCCATAGCTGGGAGCTTTCGCTCTCAAAGGACAAGGCAACACTCCTTTTTGCCTTTACTCCTGGGCATCGGGAGGCTTCCATTCCCGAGCCTTCTCTGATTATTTCCAAGGCCGGCGAAGAGTTCGGGTTTTCCGTCGAACAGTTGAAGGGCCCCGATAAGCTTCGAGAGGTGATGACCAGGAGCGTGCAAACCGGGAAAGCGCTCGAACGCATCCCTTTGACGCGAGACCGGGATGCATTCTTTTCCGTTGAAGCCTCATCGGATAATCTGAAAGGGCTGCTTACCGTCGTAAAGGGAAGTGGTCGGGGGAAACCGCTGATCTTGAGGGACGTCGGTGCCGCCATCAAGGCCAGCGGCTTTTCCGGACTTGATTTTGGAAAAATACAGAACGACCTACTTGAGTTTTATCACGGCAACGGTATCGAGTTGCGTGATTACCTTCTGGCGGAAGGTGCTGCCCCTAGTCGGGGCGAGGATCGTTCCTTCGATTTTTCGGTTGATTTTCTTCCCGAGACCGAATATGAGGCCCTAAAGGTGGGGGAGAGCGGCTTCCCCTCGGAAGAGGCATATCCGATGAGTCAGGCTCGATCCCTTGCCAGGGTTGCAGAAGGGACGGTTGTCGGTGTGCTCTCGTCTGCGCAGGAAGGAAGCCCTGGAAAAGATGTGTACGGTAAGGTCATTCCCGGAATTCCCGGAATCGACCCTCATATCGAACTCCTGGAAAACGTCCGGATGGAAAAAGAGCGTTTTATCGCCGAGACGGCAGGGCTTCTTGAGGTTTTTGACGGCGCCGACGGTATTATCCTCAGGGTGAGACCCTATCGGGATGCAGAGGTAAAGATCGAGCTTTCGACCGATAAGATGGAAGCGTGGCTCACCATAGAACCCCCGGCGGGTAGCGGCACAAAGGCAAACAGAAGCGAGATCGATCAGGCTCTGAAAGAGGTCGGTATCGTAAAAGGAATTATTGAAGAAGCAATAACCGATGCCCTTGAGATCAGTGGAGCGGGAAGTCCTGTCCGAAGAAGCGTTGTTGCCAGGGGCAAGCGTCCGGATGATGCAGGGGGAAGCAGGATTGCTCTTATTGCCGATAGGGCCTCGGGCAAAGGGGTAACGATTACCCGATCCGGTAGGGCCGATTACCGAAATCAAGACCGTTTCGTATCGGTTAAAGCGGGGGCCCTTTTGGCTGAGATCCTTCCGAACGATCAGCCGGCAGAGGACGGATGGGATCTTACCGGGAAGCCTATTTCCGCTAAAGATGCCCCGGCCCTTGATATCGACATCGGTGAGAATATCAGGCAAGAAGAAGAGGGTAATCGTATAAAACTTTATGCGGCTTGTTCCGGTGAGTTTGTATACGAGAAAAAAAAGCTGGATATTCTCAAGGTCCATACGGTCTCCGGGGATGTTGATTTTTCTTCGGGCAATGTTAAATTCTCCGGTACCGTGGCGGTAAGCGGGAGTGTGCGAAGCGGTTTTTCGATCCTTGCCGAGGGACATGTAAAGGTTGCCGGTAATGCGGAGTCATCGCTTATATCATCGGGAGAAAGTATTACCATAGCGCAGGGAATCGTTGGCGGCGGTAAGGCCGTCATACGGGCAAAAAGCAGTATTGAGACAATTTTTGCAGAGCAGGCTACCCTTCTCGCCGTGGGGTCGGTTTCCATGAAGAATGCCTGTCTTCGATGTATGGTGAAGTGTAATGGACGGCTTCGTCTGGTGGGGGAAAAAGGCAATCTTATCGGCGGTGTGGTTCGTGCCAGGGAGGGGGTTATTGCCGCCAATATCGGAAATCCGAAGGGCTCCCGAACAGAGATCTCTTTTGGACAAGATTATCTGGTCATGGATCGTATCGAACTTGAAGAGCGTGAGGTGAAAAAGCTCCGCAACGCCCTTGCCAGAATCGATACTACCATGGCCAGCTTAGAAAAACAGGGAGACAAGGGGCGTCTTGAGATGGCGAGAAAAGAAAAACTTAAGATGATGAAGATGCTCGAAAAGCGAAGTATGTTGCTCTTTACCCTGCGTGAGAGATTCGAACAGCATTTCGATTCTTCGGTTGTTGTCCGGGGGACCGTCTACCCCGGAGTCGTTATAGAAAGTCACGGCCGTTACTGGAGCACCGAAACACCGAAAAAGGGGATTACCCTAATCTTCGATCAGGAAACCGGCCGAATTATCGAGGTTTCCGAAGCGGAGCCCAAGGAAGGGGAAAAATCTGCATGA
- the lgt gene encoding prolipoprotein diacylglyceryl transferase translates to MIYINYPEWISPQIIPGLPFHWYGMMYLVAFGITYLLFNYQRKHGEIAVSEDQMAGIFFWVILGLLIGARIVATLVYDTSGQYLRRPWLIFWPFDEHMHLVGLQGMSYHGGLIGGVVAGVLYCRKEKISFWAVADTAVAGIPLGYTFGRLGNFINGELWGRVTASPLGMIFPHAPGLSSRYEWVRRIADSVGIGYSPGSLVNLPRHPSQLYEAFFEGVFLWLIIWFVFRKRKQIQGTLLGVYLIGYGIIRFFIEYFRQPDADIGFPIALGPDSPPSLFLSPLNISTGQIFCFAMILAGIAVIVFRRLVSSRKAGS, encoded by the coding sequence ATGATATATATCAACTATCCGGAATGGATAAGCCCCCAAATTATTCCTGGTCTGCCGTTTCACTGGTACGGAATGATGTACCTGGTAGCCTTCGGTATCACCTATCTTTTATTCAATTATCAGCGAAAGCATGGAGAGATCGCGGTGAGCGAGGACCAGATGGCCGGCATTTTTTTCTGGGTTATTCTTGGCCTGCTCATTGGAGCGAGAATTGTTGCAACCCTAGTGTATGATACGAGCGGACAATACCTTAGACGTCCTTGGCTGATTTTCTGGCCCTTTGACGAACATATGCACCTTGTCGGACTTCAGGGCATGAGTTATCACGGCGGTCTTATCGGGGGTGTCGTTGCGGGCGTCCTCTACTGCAGAAAGGAAAAGATCAGTTTTTGGGCGGTCGCCGATACTGCGGTCGCCGGCATTCCTCTGGGATACACCTTTGGACGATTGGGCAACTTTATCAATGGTGAACTCTGGGGCCGTGTGACAGCTTCTCCCCTCGGGATGATATTCCCCCATGCTCCAGGTCTCTCTTCCCGTTACGAGTGGGTCCGCCGCATAGCCGATAGTGTAGGCATTGGCTATAGCCCTGGGAGCTTGGTGAACCTTCCCCGTCATCCGTCGCAGCTCTATGAGGCCTTTTTCGAAGGAGTTTTTTTGTGGCTCATCATCTGGTTTGTTTTTCGTAAGCGGAAACAGATTCAGGGTACTCTTCTTGGTGTCTATCTGATTGGGTATGGGATTATTCGTTTCTTTATTGAGTATTTTCGTCAACCCGATGCAGATATCGGTTTCCCTATTGCTCTTGGTCCCGATAGCCCTCCCTCTCTTTTCCTATCGCCGTTGAACATTTCCACAGGACAGATTTTCTGCTTCGCAATGATTCTTGCCGGTATTGCCGTTATTGTATTCAGAAGGCTTGTATCGTCCAGAAAAGCAGGATCGTGA
- a CDS encoding Hpt domain-containing protein, with the protein METIIHFDAAESALRLDRETLLMLLDAFFSTREDYIKPIKGAIESRDAEALRSEAHRLKGAANNLRVTKIGTLAQTLEKSSSDADPSLLLSTLEQIEVSFSAGEKELSVLKSEV; encoded by the coding sequence ATGGAAACAATCATCCACTTCGATGCCGCCGAGTCGGCGCTTCGCCTGGACCGGGAAACGCTCCTCATGCTTTTGGACGCTTTTTTTTCGACAAGAGAGGACTATATCAAACCGATCAAAGGGGCGATAGAATCTCGGGATGCCGAAGCTTTGAGAAGTGAAGCGCACCGCCTCAAAGGGGCTGCCAATAATCTGCGGGTCACAAAGATCGGGACCCTGGCCCAAACTCTTGAAAAAAGTTCTTCGGATGCCGATCCCTCTTTACTTCTATCTACACTCGAACAGATAGAGGTCTCATTTTCTGCAGGAGAAAAAGAGCTGTCGGTCCTCAAGTCTGAGGTGTAA
- a CDS encoding glycoside hydrolase family 36 protein: MNTSWSILFSYHLGSEEFELGGLSGGATFADGVRIVVEQRKLPLGERILFHAEPAPGGEGLFPVAERLELRLRCSSCEAVFLNGYQSWTESRELEAEVFPFRFRRLFRPWINHYLLDRYGDACFTGRSFSKKRYHGCSFATLRKGKQVTLLAGMIEDRALSRIEWRSERRGRGYLSFLPELSSNKISGVRTLMDLVVLTGEEEAVYEGWASAADGFGPVEPGESLSGWTSWYDHYEKVTEADVLRVLDSWQRLSLPPGVIQIDDGWQQAVGDWLRVKPTFPRGMAPLAADISKAGMEPGLWVAPFIAEGSSLLFAEHRDWFLTDDAAEPLAAGNNPFNWSGYFYALNIYHPEVKTYLRTLFSTIVKQWGFRFLKLDFLYAAALRLPEGKTRGEVMRDAVAFLREISGEAKLLGCGVPLASAAGLVEYCRVGADVALRWEDRRLRALGYPERVSTLNALRSTISRRGLDGRFFLNDPDVFLLRDWNSDLNEQERFTLFLCNHIFGSLLFTSDDPGRYDEATLALFRSGYPLRKKHGLRMNRIGECFEIEFSIGTLCYLAFINLENRPHHVTLASGLYYAYGEGFRREGPLDLRPHQSICFLVVGETDFAVAGSTGMLFPGSEVERIDVDGEHVTLSLAPGTLSEGLLFFRAPQGASGCSINGIDIEAEEKVGLRLCVVEKRLL; this comes from the coding sequence TTGAATACCTCCTGGTCGATTCTTTTTTCGTATCATCTCGGCTCGGAAGAATTCGAGTTAGGTGGCTTAAGCGGTGGTGCCACCTTTGCCGACGGAGTCCGCATCGTCGTTGAGCAGAGAAAACTTCCATTGGGAGAGCGTATTCTTTTCCATGCCGAGCCGGCTCCCGGGGGGGAGGGGCTTTTCCCTGTGGCCGAACGTTTGGAGCTTAGGTTACGGTGTTCCTCCTGTGAAGCGGTTTTTCTCAACGGCTATCAAAGCTGGACCGAGAGCAGGGAACTGGAGGCAGAGGTTTTCCCGTTTCGATTTCGGCGCTTGTTTCGTCCCTGGATCAATCACTACCTTCTCGACCGCTATGGTGATGCATGCTTTACCGGTCGTTCCTTTTCAAAAAAGCGATATCATGGATGTTCTTTTGCCACGCTTCGTAAAGGAAAGCAGGTGACATTGCTCGCCGGGATGATTGAGGATAGAGCCCTCTCTCGAATCGAGTGGAGATCGGAGCGCCGTGGTCGTGGATACTTGAGTTTTCTGCCCGAGCTCTCCAGTAATAAAATCAGTGGTGTTCGAACCTTGATGGATCTTGTTGTACTGACAGGAGAGGAAGAGGCCGTCTATGAAGGTTGGGCCTCGGCAGCCGACGGTTTCGGACCCGTGGAGCCTGGTGAGAGCCTGAGCGGTTGGACCAGCTGGTACGACCACTACGAAAAGGTGACGGAGGCGGATGTACTGAGAGTGCTTGATTCATGGCAGCGGCTTTCGCTTCCTCCCGGAGTTATCCAAATAGATGATGGATGGCAGCAGGCTGTCGGTGACTGGCTGCGTGTCAAGCCGACTTTTCCCCGCGGAATGGCCCCCCTCGCCGCCGATATTTCCAAGGCCGGGATGGAACCTGGGCTTTGGGTGGCGCCCTTTATTGCAGAGGGCTCTTCCCTGCTTTTTGCCGAGCATCGCGACTGGTTTCTCACCGATGACGCTGCAGAACCTCTTGCCGCGGGTAATAATCCTTTCAATTGGAGTGGCTATTTTTATGCCCTGAATATCTATCACCCTGAAGTGAAGACGTATCTTCGTACGCTCTTCTCGACAATTGTGAAACAGTGGGGCTTTCGTTTCCTTAAGCTTGATTTTCTTTATGCTGCGGCTCTTCGCCTGCCCGAAGGAAAGACCAGAGGAGAGGTGATGCGGGATGCCGTGGCGTTCCTTCGTGAGATCTCCGGTGAAGCCAAGCTCTTGGGCTGCGGGGTTCCTCTTGCTTCCGCAGCCGGGCTTGTTGAATATTGCAGAGTTGGGGCAGATGTGGCACTGCGCTGGGAAGACCGTCGGCTACGGGCCCTCGGTTATCCTGAGCGTGTTTCCACCCTCAATGCCTTACGCAGCACCATCTCCCGCAGGGGCTTGGACGGTCGGTTTTTTCTTAATGATCCCGATGTTTTTCTGCTCCGGGACTGGAATTCTGACCTGAATGAGCAGGAACGTTTTACCCTTTTCCTTTGCAATCATATATTTGGCTCTTTGCTTTTTACCAGCGACGATCCCGGCCGCTATGACGAGGCGACGCTTGCCCTGTTTCGGTCGGGATATCCTCTTCGAAAGAAGCATGGCCTTCGGATGAACCGGATAGGAGAGTGCTTCGAGATTGAATTCTCTATCGGTACCCTTTGCTATCTTGCCTTTATTAATCTTGAGAATCGACCTCATCATGTTACCTTGGCTTCCGGGCTGTACTATGCATATGGCGAAGGGTTTCGGCGGGAAGGCCCTCTTGACCTGCGTCCTCATCAATCGATCTGTTTTCTCGTTGTTGGTGAAACCGATTTTGCCGTTGCTGGTTCTACCGGCATGCTTTTCCCCGGTAGTGAAGTCGAAAGGATAGATGTGGATGGAGAGCACGTGACGCTTTCCCTTGCTCCCGGGACCCTATCCGAGGGGCTGCTCTTCTTTCGGGCCCCTCAGGGGGCCAGTGGTTGCAGTATCAATGGTATCGACATAGAGGCGGAAGAGAAGGTCGGCCTTCGTCTCTGTGTAGTTGAAAAACGTCTCCTATAG
- a CDS encoding sigma-70 family RNA polymerase sigma factor, with protein MKYGTYSDTVIDSDVDFNDSDPLSLYLKQISAYPLLTKEEELMIGREIQERKQELLELEELLGKEEIERSAYLFRKRTIEAVLRKSRDRMITSNLRLVVSIAKKYQHRGLSFLDLIDEGNIGLIEAVERFDYTKRCKFSTYGTWWIQQSVIKALADKGRTIRIPIHVLNIIRKLFSVTKHLTQELGRDPSSAEIAAYMDLPVERVESILQYSGETASLDVTVDDENITSLSDLVFSDDYIEPFESVFHVTLKDLLDTILGQLSEREQTIIKLRFGLADRTPLTLEEIGSILGITRERVRQIQNKAIEKLRSIAAIQELEEIV; from the coding sequence ATGAAATACGGTACATACAGCGACACAGTTATCGATTCTGATGTGGATTTCAACGACAGCGATCCTCTCTCCCTCTATTTGAAACAAATTTCTGCTTATCCTCTGTTGACAAAAGAAGAGGAACTGATGATCGGAAGGGAAATCCAAGAGAGAAAACAAGAGTTGCTTGAGCTTGAGGAGCTCTTAGGCAAGGAAGAAATCGAGCGGAGTGCCTATCTTTTTAGAAAACGAACGATCGAAGCCGTACTTCGGAAAAGTAGGGATCGAATGATTACCAGCAACCTGCGGCTGGTTGTATCCATCGCTAAAAAATACCAACATCGTGGCTTGAGCTTTCTCGATTTGATCGATGAAGGAAATATCGGATTGATTGAGGCGGTGGAACGTTTCGATTACACCAAGCGCTGCAAATTTTCCACATATGGAACCTGGTGGATTCAGCAATCCGTTATCAAGGCGCTTGCGGATAAGGGGCGTACCATTCGTATTCCCATCCATGTTCTCAATATCATTCGCAAGCTTTTTTCGGTTACCAAGCATCTTACCCAGGAGCTCGGCCGCGATCCCTCCTCTGCAGAGATTGCCGCCTATATGGACCTTCCTGTGGAAAGGGTCGAAAGTATCCTTCAGTATTCCGGAGAGACGGCGAGTCTTGATGTAACCGTCGATGATGAGAATATTACAAGCCTTTCCGATCTTGTTTTCAGTGATGATTACATCGAACCTTTCGAGTCCGTTTTTCATGTGACCCTGAAGGATTTGCTTGATACTATCCTGGGCCAGCTCTCCGAGCGTGAGCAGACCATCATTAAACTGCGTTTCGGACTTGCCGATCGGACTCCTCTTACACTTGAGGAAATTGGCTCTATTCTCGGTATTACCCGGGAAAGGGTTCGACAAATCCAAAATAAGGCGATCGAGAAATTGCGCAGTATCGCTGCTATACAGGAGCTTGAAGAGATCGTATAG
- a CDS encoding response regulator — MTKKVLVVDDSRAIRRSISFVLEQNGYEVLEASDGVVGLAKLEEGTVELIITDVNMPNMDGITFIKKVRELDAFRFVPILVLTTESQKSVMEDGKAAGATGWIVKPFSTDKLMAAVRRVAG, encoded by the coding sequence ATGACGAAGAAGGTACTAGTTGTTGACGACTCTCGGGCCATCCGCCGAAGTATAAGCTTCGTGCTTGAGCAGAACGGGTATGAGGTGCTTGAGGCGAGTGATGGAGTGGTGGGACTTGCGAAGCTTGAAGAAGGTACGGTTGAGCTTATCATTACCGATGTGAATATGCCGAACATGGATGGTATCACCTTTATTAAAAAGGTTCGGGAGTTAGATGCTTTTCGATTCGTACCCATCCTGGTGCTGACTACGGAATCTCAGAAATCCGTTATGGAAGACGGCAAAGCTGCGGGGGCCACCGGTTGGATTGTTAAGCCCTTTTCAACCGATAAACTGATGGCTGCCGTTCGGAGGGTTGCTGGCTGA
- a CDS encoding nickel/cobalt transporter: MNTRHRYVLFPFIFIIIFVTNSWGQQVNPFTATQKAPTESKQSSQPQKAVESGTLQTLSSMQKQLNAALSDTMKQLKDHPSAPVMALTMLIAFGYGFIHALGPGHRKTILAALFASGRYRKRDALGAGMGFAFLHASSAVAIVGFLYFLSSGPISAGMDKIGLALEKGSFLLLVGIGLWIMISAIRALMAKEDKPAKKGVTVITIIGSGLIPCPGAALILSFALVYDIVPYGIVAVFCMSVGMGTALSIIAVAAKSIGASLIKLGERSKRTDRIHSALEFAGGVVITTFALFMLT; encoded by the coding sequence ATGAATACCCGACATCGGTATGTTCTATTCCCTTTTATTTTTATTATTATTTTCGTCACAAATAGCTGGGGACAACAAGTAAACCCCTTTACTGCGACGCAAAAGGCTCCTACAGAATCGAAGCAAAGCTCGCAACCACAAAAGGCGGTGGAGAGCGGAACACTGCAAACCCTGTCGTCGATGCAGAAACAGTTAAATGCCGCATTGTCCGATACCATGAAGCAGCTGAAAGATCACCCATCGGCCCCTGTTATGGCCCTTACCATGCTTATAGCCTTCGGCTATGGCTTTATTCACGCCTTGGGTCCAGGGCACAGAAAGACCATTCTGGCGGCTCTTTTTGCTTCGGGACGCTATAGAAAACGAGATGCCCTGGGGGCGGGAATGGGCTTTGCCTTTCTTCACGCAAGCAGCGCCGTCGCCATCGTCGGATTTCTTTATTTCCTTTCCTCCGGGCCAATTTCGGCGGGAATGGACAAGATAGGACTTGCCCTTGAAAAAGGAAGTTTTTTGTTGCTGGTTGGTATCGGTCTCTGGATAATGATATCGGCAATAAGAGCATTAATGGCAAAAGAGGACAAACCAGCAAAAAAGGGTGTGACGGTAATTACCATCATAGGCTCGGGCCTCATTCCCTGTCCCGGAGCGGCATTAATTCTTTCTTTCGCCCTTGTATATGACATCGTTCCCTACGGTATTGTTGCGGTATTTTGTATGTCGGTCGGCATGGGAACGGCATTAAGTATCATTGCAGTTGCAGCAAAGAGCATAGGGGCATCTTTGATCAAACTAGGTGAAAGGTCAAAGAGGACCGATCGAATTCACTCGGCCCTCGAGTTCGCAGGAGGAGTGGTAATAACAACCTTTGCACTGTTCATGCTGACATGA
- a CDS encoding DUF1007 family protein: MKLEKRHLPLFLFVFTLFIPCTLFAHPHMFIDSKTTLEFDEAGMKGFWVEWLFDQFFTAQILLDYDRNMDKNFSADEISAIEAGAFSNLANYHYFISVTTGEAQVDIKKVSDFRAFMKDDRLGYTFFVPMAIPINNEKKPVQFRISIFDDTFFCDIAWMEKDSVIVRAPGVFSVDWKILRNKNAPIIYDPTGGTARRNGVDYSGTVYPEELYIEVSK, translated from the coding sequence ATGAAATTAGAAAAGCGGCATCTTCCCTTGTTCCTCTTTGTGTTCACACTTTTCATACCCTGTACCCTATTTGCCCATCCGCATATGTTCATCGATAGTAAAACCACCCTTGAATTCGACGAGGCAGGTATGAAGGGATTCTGGGTCGAATGGCTTTTTGATCAATTTTTTACGGCTCAAATTCTTCTCGATTACGATCGTAATATGGATAAGAATTTTTCCGCAGATGAAATTTCAGCCATTGAGGCCGGAGCCTTCAGCAATCTGGCCAACTACCATTACTTTATCAGCGTCACTACCGGAGAAGCCCAAGTCGATATTAAAAAGGTTTCCGATTTCCGCGCCTTTATGAAGGATGATCGCCTTGGCTATACCTTTTTTGTCCCTATGGCTATTCCCATAAACAATGAAAAGAAGCCTGTACAGTTTCGTATTTCCATCTTCGACGATACCTTTTTTTGTGATATTGCATGGATGGAAAAGGACTCTGTTATCGTCCGTGCTCCCGGTGTTTTTTCCGTTGATTGGAAAATTCTGCGGAACAAAAACGCACCAATCATCTACGACCCGACCGGGGGTACGGCAAGAAGAAACGGGGTCGATTATTCAGGAACCGTTTATCCCGAAGAGCTATATATTGAGGTATCGAAATAG